The DNA region AGATCCAGGTGACCCGAGAAGATTTTCGGCTGGCGAGGCAGGTCGGCCCGCGGCTCGGTGCGAACCTCACGCGGCTGTTCGAGGCTGGGAGCCTCCAGCGGGGACGGTTCGGGCCGGTTCTCTGGCCGATCGAGCGGTTCCGGCAACGACGGCTCGGGCCGGTCGAGGCTCCCGAGCCCCATGCGCTGGCCCCGGCTGAGGGTGGCATTTCGCGTGTAAGCCGTGCTGAATCTTGCATTAATCGTGTCGGCGATCTCCGAATAGGACATACCCCGGACCCGAAGGTCCCGCAGCGCCGCCGAATGCTCCGGCAGCCAGTTGGTTGCTTCCATTGCAAATTTCCCATTTCTGTCATTCCATCGGCGCCACCGTCATATTCGGATATTCGTAAGGAAAAGTCAAGCTTGTTTTCCGATTATCGGAACGGTTATAATGCTGGGAGATTCGGGAGAGGGTGAACCATGTTGGATGTGGCTTTAATTGAGCGGGCGTTGGAGCGGACGGGCAAGTCCAAGGGCGGGCTTGCCCAGGCGATGGGCGTTCGGGCCGGGGCGGTGTCGGAGATTCTGTCGGGAATCCGACTGATCAAGGCGTCCGAGATCGAGCCGATCGTCGAATATCTCGAGCTGAACCTGATCCCGGTCATGGGCCGGATCGGCGCCGGCGCGACGATCGAGCCGGAA from Bradyrhizobium genosp. L includes:
- a CDS encoding GcrA family cell cycle regulator, coding for MEATNWLPEHSAALRDLRVRGMSYSEIADTINARFSTAYTRNATLSRGQRMGLGSLDRPEPSLPEPLDRPENRPEPSPLEAPSLEQPREVRTEPRADLPRQPKIFSGHLDLPELRCVEVAPRHLSLLELEAGDCRYPYGGDHEGEAMTFCGHPRQPGSSYCTPHFQLSRDAELSAKPVLSAEWLRAIGAG